From one Silurus meridionalis isolate SWU-2019-XX chromosome 23, ASM1480568v1, whole genome shotgun sequence genomic stretch:
- the tagapb gene encoding T cell activation RhoGTPase activating protein b, with the protein MRRGSYDAAEIKPHLRGLAQRRRSAPSVVFEKVLAKSWPSIREDCVPAIMIDQSPFVLGLSNEDSELILDDIVQFTEGLNTRKRHVFLFSDVLVIAKLKSSGSYKLKHRVNLEQLWVCDFRSESDEGCKGKNKASMIDQYEKTLVLAWSVSLCLVTFSLPEVKERWLDTVHRKIKEARKRTVKISSLPSVLMKVLSSTTTNKALSGGVMEDSAIDNALHGNGNVSTLQCKMEPVIEHDGGKKSLFSKLKRRDTHTGIPERPGHKTNLLFGQPLPEDAKIPKPIADVLKLLWRKGPDTEGVFRIPCNSKNLNAVLDQLNSGVAVDLEALPVTLLVGLLKAFLRELPGSLLVAKHYAQWIKALEKEEIEERHAELRRIVSTLPKANIVLLKYLLCLLCRIIQQSEKNKMDPKNLATCIGPTLLQINSQDVSTFGKVTTITQYLIENCGEIFGEKTLTLLGNSEKELEYNSDTTSSHHHDSAYESIDGENGEATGHTQQTCPHIQIQYSVNHSHSSEDIFETLTKPFDRRSSEPAIFSTVGVKDRRYLARSHDDCSSAKEYEEQTLKKQNSDDSFLQPQRRPLQPLLRKTTGSLNLEVPVITKTCSCSSTCSLESTNSNVSDNSVFANSPLPSPSSPRKIQPERHMSQAKSKMDTNSTRRPFPFKRAKSLGSFSISRASSKKTESQKEGTFPCGTLQEDSQNEAEVPDEPVRRQRPLSAIEVFDHVDRRDPGSPPSYQQAVISGVLPAPPGYHSMTVHDAREQRSRPISMNEFILDSSSCQILDNFNFADNGLDAPMQSSFRQRAMSESIGCTRIEKLSRRCSQPVFEELSYAKESYV; encoded by the exons ATGAGGAGGGGAAGCTATGATGCTGCTGAGATAAAACCA CACTTGCGTGGTCTGGCCCAGAGAAGACGGTCAGCACCGAGTGTGGTGTTTGAGAAGGTTTTGGCAAAGTCTTGGCCTTCCATCAG AGAGGACTGTGTTCCTGCAATCATGATAGATCAATCTCCATTTGTGCTTGGTCTGAGCAATGAGGACTCGGAGCTCATCCTGGATGACATAGTGCAGTTTACAGAGGGACTGAACACCAGAAAAAGACATGTATTTCTCTTCAGTGATGTGTTGGTCATTGCTAAGCTCAA ATCCAGTGGCAGCTACAAACTGAAACACAGAGTTAACCTGGAGCAGCTTTGGGTTTGTGACTTTAGAAGTGAGAGTGATGAAGGGTGTAAGGGGAAGAATAAGGCCAGTATGATTGACCAGTATGAGAAGACACTTGTTTTGGCTtggtctgtctctctctgtctggtGACATTCAG TTTGCCTGAAGTTAAAGAACGCTGGTTAGATACTGTTCACAG GAAAATTAAAGAAGCTAGGAAGAGGACCGTTAAAATTTCATCACTTCCAAGTGTCCTCATGAAGGTCTTGAGCAGCACCACCACA AATAAAGCTTTAAGTGGTGGAGTAATGGAAGACAGTGCCATAGATAAT GCTCTCCATGGCAACGGCAATGTCTCCACCCTGCAGTGCAAGATGGAGCCAGTGATTG AACATGATGGTGGTAAGAAGAGCCTGTTCTCCAAACTAAAGagaagagacacacacacaggcataccTGAAAGACCAGGACACAAGACAAACCTGCTGTTTGGCCagcctcttcctgaagatgctAAAATCCCCAAACCTATTGCT GATGTTCTTAAACTGTTGTGGAGAAAAGGTCCTGATACAGAGGGAGTTTTCAGGATACCATGTAACAGCAAGAATCTGAATGCAGTTCTTGATCAACTCAACTCTGGGGTTGCAGTGGACTTGGAAGCACTGCCTGTGACTCTGCTAGTTGGATTGTTAAAA GCTTTCCTAAGGGAGCTTCCAGGAAGTCTTCTGGTGGCCAAGCACTATGCTCAGTGGATAAAAGCATTGGAGAAGGAGGAAATAGAGGAAAGACATGCTGAACTGAGAAG GATTGTTTCCACACTGCCTAAAGCCAACATCGTTCTGCTGAAGTACCTGCTCTGTTTGCTGTGTCGCATTATCCAGCAATCAGAGAAGAACAAAATGGACCCCAAAAACTTGGCTACTTGCATTGGACCAACTCTTCTACAAATCAACAGCCAGGACGTGAGCACATTTGGGAAG GTGACAACCATAAcccaatacctgattgaaaactgTGGTGAGATCTTTGGAGAAAAAACGCTGACTCTGCTTGGAAATTCAGAAAAAGAGCTGGAATATAATTCAg ATACCACGTCTTCACACCACCACGATTCAGCTTATGAAAGCATCGATGGAGAGAATGGAGAGGCGACAGGACACACACAGCAAACCTGTCCTCATATCCAAATCCAGTATTCAGTGAATCATTCCCACTCCTCAGAAGACATTTTCGAGACTCTTACCAAGCCCTTCGACCGACGCAGCTCAGAGCCTGCTATCTTTTCCACGGTTGGTGTGAAAGACCGCCGATATCTGGCACGGAGTCACGATGACTGTTCTTCTGCTAAAGAGTATGAAGAACAGACACTAAAAAAGCAAAACTCTGATGACTCGTTCCTACAACCACAGAGAAGACCTCTGCAACCTTTGCTGAGAAAAACAACCGGCAGTCTAAACCTTGAAGTACCGGTCATCACCAAAACTTGCTCCTGCTCCTCAACTTGTTCTTTGGAAAGCACTAACTCGAACGTCTCTGATAATTCGGTGTTTGCTAACTCTCCTTTGCCTTCTCCATCTAGCCCTCGGAAAATACAACCTGAGAGGCACATGTCTCAAGCGAAATCCAAAATGGACACAAATTCCACAAGGCGTCCATTTCCATTTAAGAGAGCCAAAAGCCTGGGAAGTTTCTCCATTAGCAGGGCAAGCAGCAAGAAAACAGAGTCTCAAAAAGAGGGCACTTTTCCATGTGGAACTTTGCAGGAGGACTCTCAGAATGAGGCAGAGGTTCCCGATGAACCAGTTAGGCGCCAGAGGCCACTCTCTGCCATCGAGGTCTTTGATCATGTGGACAGACGTGATCCTGGAAGTCCACCATCCTACCAACAGGCAGTCATTTCTGGGGTTCTTCCTGCACCTCCGGGATACCATTCCATGACTGTACATGATGCAAGAGAGCAAAGATCTCGGCCCATCTCTATGAACGAGTTCATCCTGGACTCTTCTTCTTGCCAAATTTTGGACAATTTTAACTTTGCAGACAATGGCTTAGATGCACCTATGCAAAGCTCTTTTAGGCAAAGAGCCATGTCTGAGTCGATAGGCTGCACCAGAATTGAAAAACTCAGCCGTCGGTGCAGTCAGCCTGTGTTCGAGGAGCTGTCATATGCAAAAGAGTCATATGTGTGA
- the rnf8 gene encoding LOW QUALITY PROTEIN: E3 ubiquitin-protein ligase rnf8 (The sequence of the model RefSeq protein was modified relative to this genomic sequence to represent the inferred CDS: inserted 1 base in 1 codon) — protein sequence MEDIARDVSSLVPEEEEGNSTHNGNIWCLKRVGKDSGWLRLYENTEVTIGRGLNVTHQILSVSCPLMISRNHCMFKQIEHGQWTVTDNESLNGVWVNGTRISPGKPHTLQQGDVVRFGVPLDGIPVEFEYVLLQSSLDKVKDFLTKPAGAEAKALTSRPKRSKRKFAALPDQAGPSEPSGRLSQCSDSSQHLTTLKRYNENLKALKERMGATQKRAAELEKQGGSSLEEMEALQEQMKLLQGELNSQQELARRRLEILERSVCEEERRSGMERNRQKEDGLKRQLEEALNEHRKVIEELKHEREGFQEVLQAKDKELEVTKEEKERARAQKEEVVTQMTEVLENELQCIICSELFIEAVTLSCAHSFCKHCIADWRXRRDECPICRQSIVSQARSLVLDNCIDRMVENLSTVMRERRTALVRQRKGLHNAPSAGLVVIQDDCDSDPSIQPSNAEKATC from the exons ATGGAAGATATTGCAAGGGACGTGTCTTCTTTGGTGCccgaggaagaagaaggaaactCCACGCATAATGGTAACATTTGGTGTCTGAAGCGAGTTGGGAAAGACAGCGGCTGGCTTCGACTCTACGAAAACACTGAG GTGACTATTGGACGTGGCCTGAATGTCACTCATCAGATCTTGTCAGTGAGTTGTCCACTGATGATCTCCAGAAATCACTGCATGTTTAAGCAGATAGAACATGGCCAGTGGACTGTGACTGACAATGAG AGCCTGAATGGAGTGTGGGTGAACGGTACTCGGATATCCCCTGGGAAACCTCACACTCTGCAGCAGGGGGATGTTGTGCGATTCGGCGTTCCGTTGGACGGAATCCCAGTTGAGTTTGaatatgttcttcttcagtccAGTCTTGACAAAGTCAAGGATTTCTTAACAAAACCAGCTGGAGCAGAAGCCAAAGCTTTGACATCCAGACCAAAAAGGTCGAAGCGAAAATTTG CAGCGTTACCAGATCAGGCTGGGCCTAGTGAACCATCTGGGCGCTTGAGTCAGTGTAGTGACAGCAGCCAGCATCTGACTACCTTAAAACGCTACAATGAGAACCTGAAAGCGTTGAAGGAGCGCATGGGGGCCACACAGAAGCGAGCAGCTGAGTTGGAGAAACAGGGAGGTTCAAGTCTAGAGGAAATGGAAGCTCTGCAGGAGCAGATGAAGCTGCTACAAGGCGAGTTAAATTCACAGCAGGAACTGGCACGGCGGCGATtggagatcctggagaggtCCGTGTGCGAGGAGGAGAGACGATCGGGG ATGGAGAGAAACCGGCAGAAAGAAGACGGCCTGAAAAGACAGCTGGAGGAGGCTTTAAATGAG CATCGCAAAGTTATAGAAGAGCTCAAGCATGAAAGGGAGGGATTTCAAGAGGTGCTTCAGGCCAAAGACAAAGAGCTGGAAGTTACCAAG gaggagaaggagcggGCGAGGGCTCAGAAGGAAGAGGTAGTCACACAGATGACCGAAGTGTTAGAGAATGAACTGCAGTGCATCATTTGCTCTGAGCTCTTTATTGAG GCAGTGACTCTGAGCTGCGCTCACAGTTTCTGTAAGCATTGTATCGCAGACTGGA GACGGAGAGATGAGTGTCCCATCTGCAGGCAGTCCATTGTGTCGCAGGCTCGCTCTCTGGTTCTCGACAACTGCATCGATCGTATGGTGGAAAATCTGAGCACTGTGATGAGGGAGAGGAGAACAGCACTCGTACGCCAGAGGAAAG GTCTGCATAATGCACCTTCTGCTGGACTGGTAGTGATCCAGGATGATTGTGACAGTGATCCATCAATTCAACCATCCAACGCAGAAAAGGCAACCTGCTAA
- the LOC124377297 gene encoding dynein regulatory complex subunit 5-like isoform X2, whose amino-acid sequence MELSSFSYITYTTTVINMKKSRLWVDHGKMRRIRAEDLEWSLVLVPSLTQLCLDHIVQHFEDNPILEELPPKHKASVLLKLPTTLPLTTTANLICDEDYWKRCCLKRWRLCDVSEYGNSWKRMFFECHLENIIEHYVPDVTDNNSVLELVPLCRDFVKRLRISQLLPPVKEPEVFEENDSVDSVSNPEEASLDHFDFRILLDKLTNLNELQLVYGVKNCGMNFEWPLFQFTLRDCQSLAEAVKSCKSLKVLRINRSLMDDQKCRLLVNHLLDHPSLLELDLSHNIIGDGGARAISKLLNHSRLEVLNIYDNRISGPGAQALAHALSKNTSLVSFNLRLNQLGDEGGQAIAQALLKNQTLVNLHLGANEMTEPTASAFSQVLVCNMALKNLNLSCNKMGMDGGNVLEEGMSHNSTLLEFDIRLTEMSLESERCIREVLCTNQDKVQREDTRDKPNRPAN is encoded by the exons ATGGAGCTGAGTTCATTTTCATACATT ACATACACAACAACAGTGATTAATATGAAGAAGTCTAGACTCTGGGTAGACCATGGAAAGATGCGCAGAATTAGAGCTGAGGATCTGGAGTGGTCTTTAGTTTTGGTGCCTTCACTGACACAACTTTGTCTTGATCACATTGTACAACATTTTGAAG ATAATCCCATTCTTGAGGAACTTCCACCCAAACATAAGGCTTCTGTCCTGCTAAAGCTGCCTACAACTCTGCCTCTGACCACAACAGCAAACCTGATCTGTGATGAGGATTACTGGAAGCGTTGCTGTCTGAAACGCTGGAGATTGTGCGATGTGTCTGAATATGGCAACAGCTGGAAGCGGATGTTCTTCGAATGTCATCTAGAGAACATAATTGAACATTATGTCCCAGACGTGACTGACAACAATTCGGTTCTTGAGCTCGTGCCGCTGTGCAGAGACTTTGTGAAGAGACTGAGGATCTCTCAGCTCCTTCCACCAGTTAAGGAACCAGAGGTATTTGAGGAGAACGACAGTGTGGATTCGGTCAGCAACCCTGAGGAGGCCTCATTGGATCATTTTGATTTCCGAATTCTGCTGGACAAATTGACTAACCTGAATGAGCTGCAGTTGGTTTACGGTGTAAAAAACTGTGGCATGAACTTTGAGTGGCCTCTTTTTCAGTTTACCCTCCGTGATTGTCAGTCATTGGCTGAGGCTGTGAAATCCTGCAAATCCTTGAAG GTTCTCCGAATAAATCGAAGCCTGATGGACGATCAGAAGTGTCGCCTGCTGGTTAACCACCTTCTGGATCATCCATCCTTGCTGGAGCTCGACTTGTCACACAATATTATAGGAGATGGAGGGGCAAGAGCCATCAGCAAACTCCTCAACCACAGCCGTCTAGAGGTGctaaacatttatgacaatCGGATCAGTGGACCAGGAGCCCAAGCCTTAGCCCACGCCCTCTCTAAAAACACCTCTCTTGTCTCATTCAACTTGAGACTGAACCAGCTGGGGGATGAAGGTGGTCAGGCTATAGCTCAAGCCTTGCTAAAAAATCAGACTCTGGTAAACCTACATTTAGGAGCCAATGAGATGACGGAGCCCACAGCCTCAGCATTCTCACAGGTCTTAGTATGTAACATGGCACTAAAGAATCTCAACCTGTCCTGCAACAAAATGGGAATG GATGGAGGGAATGTCCTGGAAGAAGGGATGTCGCACAACAGCACCCTGTTGGAGTTTGATATTCGCCTCACTGAAATGAGCTTGGAGAGTGAGCGCTGCATCCGCGAGGTCCTGTGCACCAATCAGGACAAAGTCCAGCGCGAAGACACACGGGACAAACCAAACAGACCAGCAAATTAG
- the LOC124377297 gene encoding dynein regulatory complex subunit 5-like isoform X1, which translates to MCLKRVVILSQTYTTTVINMKKSRLWVDHGKMRRIRAEDLEWSLVLVPSLTQLCLDHIVQHFEDNPILEELPPKHKASVLLKLPTTLPLTTTANLICDEDYWKRCCLKRWRLCDVSEYGNSWKRMFFECHLENIIEHYVPDVTDNNSVLELVPLCRDFVKRLRISQLLPPVKEPEVFEENDSVDSVSNPEEASLDHFDFRILLDKLTNLNELQLVYGVKNCGMNFEWPLFQFTLRDCQSLAEAVKSCKSLKVLRINRSLMDDQKCRLLVNHLLDHPSLLELDLSHNIIGDGGARAISKLLNHSRLEVLNIYDNRISGPGAQALAHALSKNTSLVSFNLRLNQLGDEGGQAIAQALLKNQTLVNLHLGANEMTEPTASAFSQVLVCNMALKNLNLSCNKMGMDGGNVLEEGMSHNSTLLEFDIRLTEMSLESERCIREVLCTNQDKVQREDTRDKPNRPAN; encoded by the exons ATGTGTTTAAAACGAGTTGTCATTCTGTCACAGACATACACAACAACAGTGATTAATATGAAGAAGTCTAGACTCTGGGTAGACCATGGAAAGATGCGCAGAATTAGAGCTGAGGATCTGGAGTGGTCTTTAGTTTTGGTGCCTTCACTGACACAACTTTGTCTTGATCACATTGTACAACATTTTGAAG ATAATCCCATTCTTGAGGAACTTCCACCCAAACATAAGGCTTCTGTCCTGCTAAAGCTGCCTACAACTCTGCCTCTGACCACAACAGCAAACCTGATCTGTGATGAGGATTACTGGAAGCGTTGCTGTCTGAAACGCTGGAGATTGTGCGATGTGTCTGAATATGGCAACAGCTGGAAGCGGATGTTCTTCGAATGTCATCTAGAGAACATAATTGAACATTATGTCCCAGACGTGACTGACAACAATTCGGTTCTTGAGCTCGTGCCGCTGTGCAGAGACTTTGTGAAGAGACTGAGGATCTCTCAGCTCCTTCCACCAGTTAAGGAACCAGAGGTATTTGAGGAGAACGACAGTGTGGATTCGGTCAGCAACCCTGAGGAGGCCTCATTGGATCATTTTGATTTCCGAATTCTGCTGGACAAATTGACTAACCTGAATGAGCTGCAGTTGGTTTACGGTGTAAAAAACTGTGGCATGAACTTTGAGTGGCCTCTTTTTCAGTTTACCCTCCGTGATTGTCAGTCATTGGCTGAGGCTGTGAAATCCTGCAAATCCTTGAAG GTTCTCCGAATAAATCGAAGCCTGATGGACGATCAGAAGTGTCGCCTGCTGGTTAACCACCTTCTGGATCATCCATCCTTGCTGGAGCTCGACTTGTCACACAATATTATAGGAGATGGAGGGGCAAGAGCCATCAGCAAACTCCTCAACCACAGCCGTCTAGAGGTGctaaacatttatgacaatCGGATCAGTGGACCAGGAGCCCAAGCCTTAGCCCACGCCCTCTCTAAAAACACCTCTCTTGTCTCATTCAACTTGAGACTGAACCAGCTGGGGGATGAAGGTGGTCAGGCTATAGCTCAAGCCTTGCTAAAAAATCAGACTCTGGTAAACCTACATTTAGGAGCCAATGAGATGACGGAGCCCACAGCCTCAGCATTCTCACAGGTCTTAGTATGTAACATGGCACTAAAGAATCTCAACCTGTCCTGCAACAAAATGGGAATG GATGGAGGGAATGTCCTGGAAGAAGGGATGTCGCACAACAGCACCCTGTTGGAGTTTGATATTCGCCTCACTGAAATGAGCTTGGAGAGTGAGCGCTGCATCCGCGAGGTCCTGTGCACCAATCAGGACAAAGTCCAGCGCGAAGACACACGGGACAAACCAAACAGACCAGCAAATTAG